Below is a window of Camelina sativa cultivar DH55 chromosome 11, Cs, whole genome shotgun sequence DNA.
TAGTTGTTGTTGAACCTATTGTAGCAGTTGGCTGCTGTGTGACCAATCCTTCCGCAAATCTGACATGTTGGACGTTCACCGTTATTGGTTGGAGTGGTTTGATATTGAGTAAAGCCTCGACCTCGGGAGGAATAGCCGCCACGACCTCTGTTTTGACCTCTGTTGCGACCGCGAAAGTTGCCTCTGTTGTTGCTACCATACGAAGTTTGAAAGGCAACGTGAGGGGAAACTGAGTCAGCATTCTCGTAAGACCGAAGCTTTGCATCGAAGCTGTCAACCTCAGAGACAACATCAGTAAACGATGGAGGAGACAGTTTGCCGAGGGAGCTCTGAATCACTGTCGTGATAGGGTCATAGTCACGCCCTAAGCCATTGAGAAACTGAAATATCTTCATAGAGTCGTCTATAGGTTTGCCTATGGAGCTCAGTGCATCGCAAATAGAAATGAACTCACGACTGTAGGCAGCAAAAGTCATATCTTTCTTCTCTAGCACCCATAAATTACGACGAAGGGCAAATTCTCTAGAGATACTACTCTTGTTAAAGTTTTCAGCTAAGGACATCCATACATCCCTAGAGGTAGAGAGAGTATGAACATACCCGAGAACCTCTTCTGACAGAGTTCCAAAGAGCCAGAAGCGGATCAGTTGATCTGTGCAAAACCAGGATTCAAACCGAGGGTTGGGGACTTCTGTAATAGACTCGCCGGTGCGAGTGGAGGTGAAGCGTGGTGGAGCTGTGACGGTCCCATTCACAAAGCCGATGAGTTTCTGACACGACAGGAGGGATTCGAACTGTGTCTTCCAAAGAAGATAATTGTTGCTGGTAATCTTAATAGTAACAGTACTAGAGACATGAATGCTGTCTGGAAAAGGATAGGAATCGGCCATTGAAATACCTGTTAATGTGacaatggctctgataccatgaaggAACTTACAAAGGATTGAAAACTTTGATATTATAAATCTATGTTTCAATGGTTTATACAAGATAGTTACAATGTGTTATATAGGGTCTAGAGAACAGTCCAGACCCCTCTAGGATTTTTCTATCCTAGTCCTTATCAGACAGCTAGTTGCACATCTATTCTTCACATAAGGTTAAGAGTGGTTGGAATCTATTTCCGTGCGATATCATTACCTGCTCTGTTCTAACGTCTCTTGCAGGTACGGGGAGCTCTGTCTTCTTCTGTAGTGGGTTTACTGGATCATTTCTGTAGTGGGCCTTTCCTGGTGTTCGGTCCATCTTCGGTTCAATACTATCAAGGTGATCGGTGGAATCTCCAGGGAACCAACTGTTTTGGAGCGGCTAGTAGTCTTGCTTAcatggcttcttcttcgtcttcctgaTGTCAAACATTAAAACATTCTTTGATCCGTACTTCCTCACTCTTGCTGGAACAGAGGAGATGCTGTGAATAAAGCATCCGACAGATTTTGTCCAATAAAATCTAATCGAATCTTCCTTCATTTGACTTAAattttaccttttgtttttgtgttgtttcttttcttttgtgtggttGTAGTTTACACGCTTGGCGTCATCAAGATTTCCTTTTGGTGGCTACTATCATACTTTGTTTATTATTAATCCTATTctgtaacttttattattagCAGCCCTACTCGCATCTAAAAATAGcacaggaaaagaaaagaaaaacaactcCGTGTTTTATAATTGATAAAAGACTTCATATATTTCTGGACCGGCTATAGTGCCAGTCAAGTTTTCCAATCCTAATCTAGTTTCAACATAAAGGATTGGATTAGTCTCTAAATTTCTATGAAAAAAGTTATGATGGCTAGGCcaataaaatattgtaattgtgaCCATGCATGTCATTCCAGCTAGTTCAACTGTACGGAAGACAGAATTAAAAAGCTGTTTCGGATAAGTATGCAACGTCAGAACTCAGAAGCGACAGCAACAGTTGtagaaaaatgtaatattttcatatttgattAATTGTAAAGCAGAAAGTTAAGATACACTTCCAGATTTTCTTCCTGacaattagaaaataaaaaatacaaaaattcaacTTAATACATGTTAATTCAATTTGGTACAATTACAAAAATGTAGTCTTACGAGAGTGTACGCGTATGCGAATATGCGAGATAAAATTTATCCTAGTAGTAAGTGATTTCAAATGGTTGAATTGCATGTTTGAGAGAAATATATACAGAGAATTTGTACAGATCAATTTTTAACAACTAAGatatatttgtgtgtttcaCACTGCTGGTTACTATTAAAATTATCAACCAAATACTTTGAACCAGTGTCTGTCACCACTCCGTGAAATGTAATACTTTAAGGAGTAGTTTGAGACCTATTCCGACAGAGTGTGGAAGATGATGTGAGCTAAAAATTTATCCAATTAGGTCAGGTGTTTTGAAAAATTCGCCCCTGAGAAATTTGCATAAGCATATATAGCACTTTGTCATTTGTATTTTCTCTACGCCGcagatatatatggtttttttaaaatagaatacAAGAAAAAGTAGTATTAAAAAGATTATACTAGTATATACGCTGTACGAGATAAAGTGTATACGTAgtacgagagagagagggacATACGCATAGAGAAAAACCTTTGAATAAGGCGAAGGGCCAATAACGGCTTTTGTAGTTCCAAGAGATTGCATATACTTATGTTGTGTCGTAGGGATGTAGAGTCAAAGAGctcaatatattaataaattaagagTCTTTTgtacaaaatatacatatggAGACACATGCGTCTGTGCGAAGACGACGAGGTCATGACTCATGAACACCACGTTCCTCtctagttattatttattattgataacattttatatttccaaaatGATTGGAGAAATGAagctcacatatatataaaaacgtcgcaaacaatttttttctttttgtaatccTCATATGACTTCTATGATTGTAATCATAACACCTCCATTAATCATGAGATAAACATAtaaatgaagaacaaatttcGTGTAGAATTGTTATTCATATGGATTTCGGATGATCTTGTTTTTGTGTCTTCTAGCTACAAGTAGAGAATACTAGAAGAAGATGTGGCAAGATACCCACAGCACTtggttctctctttttctttttttaagtttctttgtttttaacacTTTGTCCTCTTATGATCATTTGCTTATTAATTTCAGTATCTTTTGTATCGATAATGCCTTCCAAATgattaaaccctaaaaatatagaaatgtgATTCATTCACCACCAAACCCATCGCATCATCAAGTAAACACACAATAACTACCAATGAACTCACTATCATGTTTTTGTATTACCTAAAACAATTCCCATAACAATACAAACCACTTGAACCAATAATTTCCTCTAATCCACGTGCACCCCATCGTCTCCTGACGTAAGATTTGTCTATATTCTTATCAAATTAGATTAGTATTCTTTTATAGTACTTGTActtattgaatcaaataaagaattatatataaaaaagtaataataatagaaagagGAGTCTGAGTCAGCGACAAGTGTTCGCGGAGAAACGGAAACgcgttctctctttctctctctctcttcgtccaATGCCAATACCTTTGGAATCCCTCCCAAACGCTGTCCTTTCTGTCTTTTTTACATTCTAAAAAACCATGAAACAAATAGTAATTAACTAGTATAGTAGTACTATTCTAATTTATTAACGTATTTAGCATTAGTAAATCGTATTGTTTCTACCTTCTCAGCCATTCTTTAATACCCTAAGCGGCTAAATCCCAAACTTTTATGAGTTTCTCTCGTTCCCATAAGTTTTCAGGTAAATAACTCTAATAATATATGTCTTGTACAAAGGTTTTTATTAGAATAATGAATGGAAAGgacaaatgaataaaaaagaaacacaagttGGCACACTCTCTTTTATTATTCACTCGCCTCTATAAATCCAATATCTatcctctatcttcttcttaaaacttgtttaattcttccctctttctcttcttctatagCAGTACCCGTTTCCTTGCTTCCAAATCCGAAATAAATCCAcacttatcagttttttttcgTTTCCCAACATATTGGATAGATCTTCTTCTCATATGCgataataagttttttaaaattttgggaaagaaaaaaaaaatgagttgcAATGGATGTAGAGTTCTTCGAAAAGGTTGTAGTGAAACATGCATCCTTCGCCCTTGTCTCCAATGGATCGAATCCGCCGAGTCACAAGGCCACGCCACTGTCTTCGTTGCTAAATTCTTTGGCCGTGCCGGTCTCATGTCTTTCATCTCAGCCGTACCCGAACTACAACGTCCTGGTACATCATCTCTTACTCACGCACACTTTCTATATTGTGTTCCACTATTACAAAACCATTAGGTTAAAAGACTTTAAACTCTTCCCGATCTAAAGATGaaactgatttttctttttgcttgctTTTTGTCTGTTCAGCTTTGTTTCAGTCGTTGTTGTTTGAAGCGTGTGGGAGAACGGTGAATCCGGTTAACGGAGCGGTTGGTATGTTCTGGACCGGAAACTGGCACGTGTGTCAAGCGGCGGTTGAGACTGTTCTTCGCGGCGGGACTTTACGACCAATCTCAGATCTTCTTGAATCTCCGTCGTTGATGATCTCCTCCGATGAGTCTTCCGTGATTTTTCACCGAGACGTTTCAAGAAACGAAAACCAACACCGCCGCTTCTCCACCTCCGGATCTATGACGGAGATGAAAGACTCTCCGGTTGATAGGAAACGTATGAAGTCCGA
It encodes the following:
- the LOC104721004 gene encoding uncharacterized protein LOC104721004, producing the protein MADSYPFPDSIHVSSTVTIKITSNNYLLWKTQFESLLSCQKLIGFVNGTVTAPPRFTSTRTGESITEVPNPRFESWFCTDQLIRFWLFGTLSEEVLGYVHTLSTSRDVWMSLAENFNKSSISREFALRRNLWVLEKKDMTFAAYSREFISICDALSSIGKPIDDSMKIFQFLNGLGRDYDPITTVIQSSLGKLSPPSFTDVVSEVDSFDAKLRSYENADSVSPHVAFQTSYGSNNRGNFRGRNRGQNRGRGGYSSRGRGFTQYQTTPTNNGERPTCQICGRIGHTAANCYNRFNNNYQGGDMAQAFNSLYVTDGNEWVTDSGATAHITSTPTNLQSASSYEGNDVVLVGDGAYLPITHLGSATIITPAGIIPLNEVLVCPEMKKSLLSVSKLCDDYPCGVYFDSTNVYVIDIKNQKVVVKGPRSDGLYVLKNQEFAAYFSNR
- the LOC104721009 gene encoding LOB domain-containing protein 39 isoform X4, translating into MSCNGCRVLRKGCSETCILRPCLQWIESAESQGHATVFVAKFFGRAGLMSFISAVPELQRPALFQSLLFEACGRTVNPVNGAVGMFWTGNWHVCQAAVETVLRGGTLRPISDLLESPSLMISSDESSVIFHRDVSRNENQHRRFSTSGSMTEMKDSPVDRKRMKSDSDLDLQVNHQGLTLTASAVPVPFIPPPLFCKVVNGDRPGSPSEESVTTSCWENGMRGDNNKYKRNKGDKKLLNLFV
- the LOC104721009 gene encoding LOB domain-containing protein 39 isoform X3, yielding MSCNGCRVLRKGCSETCILRPCLQWIESAESQGHATVFVAKFFGRAGLMSFISAVPELQRPALFQSLLFEACGRTVNPVNGAVGMFWTGNWHVCQAAVETVLRGGTLRPISDLLESPSLMISSDESSVIFHRDVSRNENQHRRFSTSGSMTEMKDSPVDRKRMKSDSDLDLQVNHQGLTLTASAVPVPFIPPPLFCKVVNGDRPGSPSEESVTTSCWEKGMMRGGDNKYKRNKGDKKLLNLFV
- the LOC104721009 gene encoding LOB domain-containing protein 39 isoform X1 gives rise to the protein MSCNGCRVLRKGCSETCILRPCLQWIESAESQGHATVFVAKFFGRAGLMSFISAVPELQRPALFQSLLFEACGRTVNPVNGAVGMFWTGNWHVCQAAVETVLRGGTLRPISDLLESPSLMISSDESSVIFHRDVSRNENQHRRFSTSGSMTEMKDSPVDRKRMKSDSDLDLQVNHQGLTLTASAVPVPFIPPPLFCKVVNGDRPGSPSEESVTTSCWENETAEADESQRHGLFVIGSCSKISDCNKKCIEMQFASGRCLKVTPQATDLSCCCDL
- the LOC104721009 gene encoding LOB domain-containing protein 39 isoform X2, which encodes MSCNGCRVLRKGCSETCILRPCLQWIESAESQGHATVFVAKFFGRAGLMSFISAVPELQRPALFQSLLFEACGRTVNPVNGAVGMFWTGNWHVCQAAVETVLRGGTLRPISDLLESPSLMISSDESSVIFHRDVSRNENQHRRFSTSGSMTEMKDSPVDRKRMKSDSDLDLQVNHQGLTLTASAVPVPFIPPPLFCKVVNGDRPGSPSEESVTTSCWENGMMRGGDNKYKRNKGDKKLLNLFV